The Zootoca vivipara chromosome 4, rZooViv1.1, whole genome shotgun sequence genome has a segment encoding these proteins:
- the ZBTB21 gene encoding zinc finger and BTB domain-containing protein 21 gives MEGLLHYINPAHAISLLSALNEERLKGQLCDVVLIVGDQKFRAHKNVLAASSEYFQSLFTKKENESQSVFQLDFCEPDTFDNVLNYIYSSSLFVEKSSLAGVQEVGYSLGISFLTNIVSKSPQIPLPACPIKKIFFQEDDESNSQKRSVIVCQSKNEAQGKNVGQTPHDVSHNSKSSSSVTVKPKRPQSTQPIEFLHSLSQNERRWLKDSSLRYSKSHEHSSATADDQSRTKRDAVLSQKTSVEKEVAADEAGGSDQFLRGKAAEVPLKRPCPPVLSLRSSSESTFLLRETGKGAGPGEDRNLLYYSKLGLVIPSKVSGPANQSVDRSGPLVKSLLRRSLSMDSQVPVYSPSVDFKFSQGPSVVNNTQGRMLNVMSQKPSVKESSGEAASNDKTHVMYPHRLRSFSASQSGDREVASPLREIRIKTEPSSPLSEPSEIIRITVGDASSSSIKINAFKTEDDHKVLSRLPAKRRFQADRRLPLKKIKVDEHASPGSEDNFEENSNPKPRDADFPDSDISKDEYSELEETKPNKKFKCKHCLKIFRSTAGLHRHVNMYHNPEKPYSCDICDKRFHTNFKVWTHCQTQHGIVKNPSPASSSHAILDEKFQRKLIDIVREREIKKALIVKLRRGKQGFQGQAGSQAQQVIKRNLRSRTRGAYICTYCGKAYRFLSQFKQHIKMHPGEKAVGGNKPLKPKEEPRIESPVENKKVYQCRLCHAKFPSLLEQGNHERLCRNATVCPYCSLRFSSLSLKHDHEMACEYKKLTCVECMRTFKSSFSIWRHQVEVHNQNTMTPTENLSLPVLEHNGEVSGTSRLHSQLEPNKTNSFVAAKEDSVFSDSSEQINFDSEDSSCLPEDLSISKQFKIQIKEEPADDLEEEVSEGNQEHKETISNKDTGLWPCEKCGKIFTVHKQLERHQELLCSVKPFICHVCNKAFRTNFRLWSHFQSHMAQATEEPVRKEPEIYAPANSPSPPPLPPPPPLPKIQPLEPDSPTGLSETPSATEKLFVPQESDTLFYHAPPLSAITFKRQYMCKLCHRTFKTAFSLWSHEQTHN, from the coding sequence ATGGAGGGACTCTTGCATTATATAAATCCAGCACATGCTATTTCTCTCCTAAGTGCTTTAAATGAGGAACGACTAAAAGGGCAACTTTGTGATGTTGTTCTGATAGTGGGAGACCAAAAATTTCGAGCTCATAAAAATGTTCTGGCTGCCAGCAGTGAATATTTTCAGTCTCTGTtcactaaaaaagaaaatgagtCTCAATCAGTGTTTCAGCTTGACTTTTGTGAACCAGATACTTTCGACAATGTATTAAACTACATTTACTCATCATCCTTGTTTGTTGAGAAAAGTAGCCTTGCTGGTGTGCAAGAAGTGGGCTACAGtcttggaatttcctttcttactAACATTGTTTCCAAAAGTCCTCAAATTCCATTGCCTGCATGTCCtattaagaaaatatttttccaagAGGATGATGAAAGCAATTCCCAGAAAAGGAGTGTCATAGTTTGTCAGAGCAAAAATGAAGCACAGGGAAAAAATGTTGGTCAAACCCCACATGATGTAAGCCATAATTCTAAGTCCTCGTCCTCAGTTACTGTCAAACCTAAGCGGCCACAATCTACACAGCCAATTGAGTTTCTACATAGCCTATCGCAAAATGAAAGGAGATGGCTGAAAGACAGTTCTTTAAGATATTCCAAGTCCCATGAACATTCTTCGGCTACAGCAGATGATCAAAGCAGAACTAAAAGGGATGCAGTATTGTCACAGAAAACATCAGTAGAGAAAGAAGTGGCAGCAGATGAAGCAGGAGGAAGTGATCAGTTCCTAAGAGGAAAGGCAGCAGAAGTACCTTTGAAAAGACCTTGTCCACCAGTCTTATCATTACGTAGCTCATCCGAATCCACATTTTTGTTGAGAGAGACAGGAAAAGGAGCTGGTCCAGGGGAAGACAGGAATTTGCTATACTATTCAAAGTTAGGATTAGTGATCCCATCGAAGGTATCTGGTCCTGCGAACCAAAGTGTTGACAGGAGTGGGCCACTTGTAAAAAGTCTCCTTCGAAGGTCATTGTCCATGGATAGTCAAGTTCCTGTTTATTCTCCTTCTGTTGACTTCAAGTTTTCTCAAGGACCTTCAGTGGTGAACAACACACAAGGGAGAATGTTAAATGTAATGTCACAAAAGCCATCTGTGAAAGAGTCTTCGGGAGAGGCAGCTTCTAATGACAAGACACATGTAATGTACCCCCATCGCCTTAGGTCCTTTAGTGCCTCCCAGTCTGGAGACAGGGAGGTTGCTTCACCTCTTAGAGAAATACGGATTAAAACAGAACCTAGCAGTCCACTTTCAGAGCCTTCTGAAATAATAAGAATTACTGTTGGGGATGCTTCATCATCTTCCATTAAGATCAATGCTTTTAAAACAGAAGATGATCATAAGGTTCTCAGTAGACTCCCAGCTAAAAGGAGGTTTCAAGCAGACAGAAGGCTACCActcaaaaaaattaaagtggATGAACATGCTTCCCCTGGGTCCGAGGACAATTTTGAGGAAAACTCAAATCCTAAACCCCGTGATGCTGATTTCCCAGATTCTGACATTAGCAAAGATGAATATAGTGAGCTGGAAGAAACAAAGCCTAACAAAAAGTTTAAGTGCAAACATTGCCTTAAGATATTCAGGTCAACAGCAGGCCTTCATCGTCATGTCAATATGTACCACAACCCTGAAAAACCCTATTCTTGTGATATTTGTGATAAGAGATTTCATACAAACTTCAAAGTTTGGACGCATTGCCAGACACAGCATGGAATTGTGAAGAACCCTTCGCCGGCTTCCAGTTCCCACGCTATCTTGGATGAAAAGTTCCAAAGGAAATTAATTGATATAGTGAGGGAGCGAGAGATTAAAAAGGCCCTGATCGTCAAGCTAAGGCGTGGCAAGCAAGGTTTTCAAGGACAGGCTGGTTCACAAGCACAGCAAGTCATCAAAAGAAACCTGAGGTCGAGAACCAGAGGAGCCTATATATGTACCTACTGTGGGAAGGCATATCGCTTCCTCTCACAgttcaagcagcatataaaaatgcatccaGGGGAAAAAGCAGTTGGAGGAAATAAGCCACTTAAGCCCAAAGAGGAACCTCGCATCGAAAGCCCAGTAGAAAACAAAAAAGTTTACCAGTGCCGCCTTTGTCATGCTAAGTTTCCCTCTCTTCTTGAACAGGGGAATCATGAGCGGCTCTGCCGGAATGCAACCGTCTGCCCATACTGCAGCCTCCGTTTTTCTTCTCTAAGCCTGAAGCATGACCATGAAATGGCATGCGAATACAAGAAGCTCACCTGTGTAGAATGTATGCGCACTTTCAAATCCTCTTTCAGTATTTGGCGTCACCAGGTTGAGGTTCACAATCAAAATACCATGACTCCGACAGAGAATCTGTCTCTGCCGGTCCTGGAACACAACGGCGAAGTGAGCGGCACTTCCAGGCTGCATTCTCAGCTGGAGCCGAACAAGACGAACAGCTTCGTTGCAGCCAAAGAAGACAGCGTGTTCAGCGACTCCTCTGAGCAGATTAATTTTGACTCGGAAGATTCCTCATGCCTCCCCGAAGATCTGAGCATCTCCAAGCAGTTTAAAATCCAAATCAAAGAAGAGCCTGCAGATGATTTAGAAGAGGAGGTCTCTGAAGGCAACCAGGAACACAAGGAAACCATCTCCAATAAAGACACTGGCTTGTGGCCTTGTGAAAAATGTGGGAAAATCTTTACAGTACACAAGCAGCTAGAGCGCCACCAGGAGCTTTTGTGTTCTGTGAAGCCCTTCATTTGCCATGTATGCAACAAGGCCTTCCGCACAAATTTCCGCCTGTGGAGTCATTTCCAGTCCCACATGGCACAAGCTACAGAGGAGCCTGTGCGAAAGGAACCTGAGATTTACGCACCAGCTAATTCTCCGTCGCCCCCACCTttgcctcctcccccaccccttcccaaaaTACAACCTTTGGAACCCGATAGCCCTACTGGGTTGTCAGAAACTCCTTCAGCTACTGAGAAATTATTTGTCCCTCAGGAATCGGACACACTCTTTTACCACGCTCCACCACTTTCAGCGATCACTTTCAAAAGACAGTATATGTGCAAACTCTGCCATAGGACATTCAAAACTGCATTTAGTCTTTGGAGTCATGAACAGACacacaattaa